The Pogoniulus pusillus isolate bPogPus1 chromosome 28, bPogPus1.pri, whole genome shotgun sequence genome has a segment encoding these proteins:
- the ASB4 gene encoding ankyrin repeat and SOCS box protein 4 has translation MDLEETYTEGEDTERKMTRAAAAKLVKKAFLEALKSNDFETLEELLSQKKIDVDTVFEVEDENLILASYKQGYWLPSYKLKISWATGLHLAVMYGHLESLSVLLNHKATINCRPNGKAAIHIACETANVECLKILCNHGAKLNCFSMSGQAPLHFCTTPTSMPCAQQLLWRGANVNIKTNNQDEETPLHTVARLGIPELVAFYVEQGAQVDALNAYMETPLACAAYWALHYKDQVYSPDHHLICRMLLDYKAEVNARDEDFKSPLHKAAWNCDHVLLHMLLEAGAEANVMDVNGCAPLQYIIKVTSVRPAAQPDLCYQLLLNHGAARIYPLQFHKVLQACHSHPRAVEVVVNTYEHIKSTSKWKAAIPDDVFERHQDFYDSLFSVCSNSPRSLMHLCRCAIREVLSERCHRGVPLLSIPLSVKKYLLLEPEGIIY, from the exons ATGGATCTGGAGGAGACGtacacagagggagaggatacagagaggaaaatgactcgagctgcagctgcaaagtTGGTGaaaaaggcttttcttgaagcccTGAAGTCCAATGACtttgaaacactggaagagcTCTTGAGCCAAAAGAAAATAGACGTGGACACGGTGTTTGAAGTGGAAGATGAAAACCTGATTCTGGCATCTTACAAACAAG GGTACTGGCTGCCTAGCTACAAATTAAAAATATCCTGGGCCACTGGACTTCACCTGGCTGTCATGTACGGACATCTGGAGAGCCTGTCGGTCCTCCTCAACCACAAAGCCACAATCAACTGCCGGCCCAACGGGAAGGCTGCCATCCACATTGCTTGTGAGACGGCCAACGTGGAGTGCCTCAAGATCCTCTGCAACCACGGAGCTAAGCTCAACTGCTTTTCCATGAGTGGGCAGGCCCCCCTGCACTTCTGTACAACACCAACCTCCATGCcttgtgcccagcagctgctttggagaG GAGCAAATGTGAACATCAAAACCAACAACCAGGATGAGGAGACTCCTCTGCACACGGTTGCACGTTTGGGTATCCCAGAGCTCGTGGCCTTTTACGTGGAACAAGGAGCACAAGTCGATGCCCTCAATGCCTACATGGAGACTCCCCTGGCCTGTGCAGCCTACTGGGCCCTGCACTATAAGGATCAAGTCTACAGCCCAGATCACCACCTCATCTGTCGAATGCTCTTAGACTATAAAGCTGAAGTGAATGCTCGTGATGAGGATTTCAAATCACCGCTCCACAAAGCTGCCTGGAACTGTGACCACGTCCTGCTGCAcatgctgctggaggcaggagcagaagcaAATGTCATGGATGTCAACGGCTGTGCGCCCCTACAGTACATCATAAAAGTCACATCTGTGCGGCCAGCTGCCCAGCCTGACCTCTGCTACCAGCTGCTCCTGAATCATGGAGCTGCTAGGATATATCCTCTGCAATTCCACAAG gtGCTCCAAGCCTGTCATTCCCACCCCAGAGCTGTGGAGGTTGTCGTCAACACCTACGAGCACATCAAATCAACATCCAAGTGGAAAGCAGCCATACCTGATGATGTCTTTGAG CGGCACCAGGATttctatgactctttgttcaGTGTGTGCAGCAATTCCCCACGGTCCCTCATGCACTTATGCAGATGTGCCATTCGGGAGGTACTGTCAGAAAGGTGCCACCGAGGAGTCCCCTTGCTCTCCATccccctctctgtgaagaagtacTTGCTGCTGGAACCAGAAGGAATCATctactga